CGGTTAATGGGGGCACCGTGATTCGCATCTTTGTAAAAAAAATCCACCCTTTATTTCAGGAATTTGTAATAAAGGGAAGCATTGATGAAGACAAACTTCGCCTTGAAACGGCCTGGAACACCAATGAGTTTGGCCTTTTTGATTTGAATAATAATGCCATTTTTTTTGTAGAAAATATTGACTTGAAAATTTAGCCCTGTGTAACAAAAAAATAGACAAAAAAAGATGACACCTTTAAGCAAAGCCTATTTGCAAAAAAGTGTCACCTGGCGGAAAAAATAAATTTTATTATCAGGGTTGTTTTATGAATTTATAAGCCCCGATGTTTGTCACCAACACATAACATCCCACAGGTAAACCGGCTACATCGATCACATGACCGGCATGCTGTTGGTCAACTGATTTTACATAGGCACTTAAATCCTGGTTCAGCATATTAAAAACCTTGAAATAGGTGATTTTTTCTGAAGACTCGGCAATATTAATTTGAGCAGAACCGGCATTGAATGACATCATGCTTGTTGTACCGGTACTGCTGCTGGAGGGTATCTTAACCTTCGAGATTGCTGAATAGACAAAATTTCCATCAGAATTAACCTGTTTCAACCGGTAGTAGGTTATCCTTGAAAAAGGATTGGCATCATTGAGGATATAATTGGTTGCCCCTCCTGTCGGACTGGCTTCCGGGGTTATTGAGCCTACGATCTCCCAATTTACACCCTCCGCAGAATGCTGTATTTCGTAATAATCAATTTCAGTTTCAAAATCAGCAGACCAACTACATTCAACATATCCACCGCCGGCAGCATTGCCATACTTGTATTGATAGTTTGGAGGCAGAAGAAAGGGCAATAAATATGGATTGATGGTTCCTGCATAACAACCAAATGTATTATGCAATGCATCGGCCACCTTGTTCCAGCCATTGATATCATTCCTGAGTCTCATCTTTTCCTGCTCCATATGGATGAACCTTCCATCTGTTAAAGTCGCATTGTCTTCACAAATATCCACGCTGGAATTGATTAACCTCCCCTGGGTATTGGTAAAACCAATGAGCCTGTCCCACATAAGATCCTGATGTGCAATTTTGAAAGTGAGCACCGGATCGATAGCATTTAATTCATCCGCCAAAATATCGATATAATCTACTGCTGGCGTTACTCTTGTTCCATTGCTAAGAATCACATAAGGGTCACTTACTTTTTTACCAAAAGCATGTAAGGAAATAAAATAAGAATCACTGAAATGAGTAAACAACTTACCGGTGGTAGCCTGAAAAACAGAAGTGGTGGTATGCCCCATATCCGACATTTTATGAGGAACTAATGCCCCCTGTCCGGGAATTTCATTGCAGGATTGGGTCAATCCGTCACAAGAGGATTCCTGAACCCTGTTGCAGCGGTGAGCTCCTGACATCTGGAAGAACATGGCTTTAATTTCACGGAATACATGGATTCCTTCCTTGTCGGTTCTGAAATCGAAAATGGGGTGAGGCACCTGGATTACAATCCGGTTGCAATAATAGGGGTTAAATATATACGTTCCCCAATAATTGGTTCCCGCATTCCGCAACATAAAATAGACATCCCCCTGGTCATCCGTAAATTCTACCAATTCATAATCAAGTCCCGCTGCAATCTGAGCAGCTCCATCATAATCCTTATCAAACAACAACGTCAGAACATTATTCCATTGATCTAACTGTTCGTCTGTTGGGTCCTGATACTCCCCCCCTTCAATACCCGGCATATCATTGGAGACATCTACAACTTCATCAAAAATATCGCCTGCTTCAATAATGACCTGTGCCTTTACCAGGGAACCTGTCAACAGTGCCATTACAAATACGATTAAAAAAAATGTTCTTAACAAAATGTTCGGTGTTTTTCCTGTACCTTTTTCCATGATTAGTTTATAATTTTTGTTTAATGATGAGACAAATTTAAGGCGGAGAGTAAGGCAGGAAAAGCCCAAATTGATAGATGGATGGTTTCGGTTGATGGA
This sequence is a window from Lewinellaceae bacterium. Protein-coding genes within it:
- a CDS encoding glyoxalase/bleomycin resistance/extradiol dioxygenase family protein, coding for MKEATQFLGIVPVLPSEDISRDVIWYKKHLGFECLFNDGMYAILKRDLLFIHLQWHSGTKEDPVNGGTVIRIFVKKIHPLFQEFVIKGSIDEDKLRLETAWNTNEFGLFDLNNNAIFFVENIDLKI